Genomic DNA from Peribacillus sp. FSL H8-0477:
TGACCGAAGCCAACCATGTGATCCATTACGACCGCTGGTGGAATCCAGCTGTTGAAAACCAAGCCACCGACCGTGCCTACCGTATCGGTCAACAACGCTTTGTCCATGTGCATAAGCTCATCTGCACAGGAACATTGGAAGAAAAAATCGATAAAATGCTTGATAAAAAACAAGCACTCAACGATGAAATTATTTCAAGCAGCAGTGACAACTGGATTACCGAACTCTCAACGGAAGAAATCAAAGATTTAGTCTCGTTAAATTAATAAAATTACGAACGCCGCCAAGGTTTCAGACCTTGGCGGCGTTCGTAATGGTTAAACAAAAAGGCAGCCTCCAAAGCGTCATAGACCTTTGGAGGCTGCCTTGATTTTACTATTTCCCTTTTTTCTTACTTTCTTTCGTGATTTCTTCTATTTTACTTGTCTGGTTGCCTGCCAAATCGGTTACCACAAATTCAAATGTATTTTTTCCAGGTTCGAGCTCAAGTTCGAGTTTCTTGATAGTGTGCTCAAAGCTTCGCATTTCATATGCACCCTTGAATTCATGGTAGTAAATCTCGCTTCCGTTAAGCATAAGACGGATCTCATCAAAATTATCCGATACTGTTACGTCCACCTTCGGATTTTTATCTTTTTCTTTCACATTCTTCTTAGGGAGTCCCTTAATGGATAACTTCGGTGCTTTAGAATCAACTAAAAAGGTTCGTTTAAACGAAGCAGTATTTCCAACTGTGTCTACTGCTTTAATAACTAAGCCTTGAACACCATCCTTAAACTTCTTAGTATATGAAAATTCATAATGCTTCTTCACTGCATTATACGTGACTGGCACATTCTGTCCGTCTAAGGTAAATTCCTTAATCCCCGTTGATTCTTCTATATATCCGTTAATTAGTACATCACTTTTATTCGCAACACTCAATGTTTCTGGACTCGTTATATGCACTACTGGTGCTGCTTTATCAGCTGGAAGTTCCGATGAACTTACTTCGGTCGTCTTCGTATTACCGGCAAAATCAACCGCCATGACCTGAATTTTAGTTCCCGTTGATTCCGGAAGTGTATATTCAGTAGTTGTCGGGTTGAGCATTTCAGTTAAAATTGATTTCCCATCTACTAAAATATCATAATAGGCAAGTCCTGATCCGTTAGGATTATCTGCTCCTTGAAGCGTTAATACATTTTCTTTCTTATTAGCTTCAATGGTCGGTGCCACAGTATCTACCTTCACTGGAATATCATACGTCTGCCATTCAGCATTCTCGTAATCTATGACTGTTTTTATTTGATAGTAATATTGCCCGTCCGCAGCACGTTTATTATTTATATTTCCGTCCCAGCGTTTCGTTTCGCTAAGGGAATAGTAAGAACTGTTTCCACTGTCGTAGTAATTTTTTCTGACACTATTTTCTGTCCTAAGCTTACGAATTTGTTTCCCATTGCTATCTTTGACGCTGTATTCTACTTGCTTCGCATTTCTTAAGAAGGATAGGATGGGAAGGATATCATCCTGAATACCGTCACCATTAGGTGAAATCGCAATCTGTTCCTTACCAAATGCAGCGGATATTGGATTGTATCCGAGATACATAAAGTCTTCACCTGAAGTCGATACAGCACCACTCATACCATAATAAGATCCAGCTTCATACTTCATGGCATCGATAATCGGCGCTTTATTCCAATCTCCCTTAAACCCTACGTATGGTATGTGAAGATCTGGATTGGTATCCGCCGGATCGTTTAATGTAACAAATCCCTCAACAAAATAGCCATTAGGGAACACTGTATCAATCGCTTCTGTTGTTTCTAAATCATCTCCATATACCTTAGCCCCTGCTAGATCAACCTTCACCTCAAGTGTTACCGAACCATTAGCCGGTACACTGATTTCCCCTGATTCACTGCCATTTATTGTGATCTTTGCATCAAGGATTTCCTGCGCTTCTAACTCATTGGCACTATAGCCTAAATGTCCATTTATAACAAAATCTGTTTGAATATTTCCTGTCACATCATATTTTACAGGCTTATTGCTATAGTTTTGTGCTTTTAGGGTAAAACCAAATTGGTTTCCAACTTCCTTAAGTGCTGCTTTTGCTTCATTTGTGAATGCTTCTGTCACAACTACAGGAGTGCTAAGTGCTGAGTGCAGCTGCATAATACCCGCTCCTTGTCGACGCGGGGAGTAAGGAATGTCCCATCCAAATGCATCATTGACAATTCCTTTATCAATGATAGGACTGGCTGTATTCATCATGATGTTTTTCGTTAGATTTACCTTTTCGAAGTCCTCGAGTTTGAATTCATTTTCCACTCTCTCGAGGATCAATGCTGAACCGCCCGCAACATGTGGTGCTGCCATCGATGTTCCACTCATCATCCCATATTCATTATTATTCAATGTCGAATAAATTTGACCGCCTGGTGCTGTGATTTCTGGTTTGAAATCTAAATTAGGCGCTGCCCCCCACGACGTAAATGTGCTCATCTTGCCTGCAGATGGATTGGCTGATTTCTGCTTTTTCCCTTCAAATGAAATGGAAACCGTTTGTCCATTGGACAATGCCGTCTTAATGGTATCTCCATCTGTTTTGAGCATAAACAGCTGCGGGATTTGAATGGCTGCTTCTGTTACCATAGAAATAAATCCATCCGTATTATTGTATATAAATACTCCTTCCGCACCTGCTTCTTGAGCATTCAATGCCTTCTCAACAAAGGATATATTTCCTCGTTTAATTAATGCATACTTTCCTTTCAAATCTACTGCTGCAATCTCTTCAATTGTTCCAAGTCCTGCGTCGACAATCTCATAGTTTTTCTCTGCAACGTCATTAGGATGTACACTGCTTGCCGACATAAATGGTGCTTCAACCTTTGCTCCATCGATGGAATATGTCACGGAATCTAAATCAATATAATTATTTTCACTTGATGCAACCTGCAGTGAATCATAGGCAATCCCAGGTGATCCAACAACACCGATATCAGGGTTTGAAGCTAAAGGGTTCGCATACCCATTCCCCATATGTGCCGAATTCCCGGCCGAGATAGACATCATTATTCCGTTATTAACAGCGCGTGTAATTGCTTGCTGCTCTGGATCATCTGGGGCTGTAAATCCAGCTGTTGAACCAAGACTCATGTTCAAGACATCAGCCCCGAGAATAATTGCATCATCAATTGCTTTTACATAAATATCTGCCCATGTGGAACGCATCTCAGGATCGTTGCCAAACACCTTTAATGCCAGTAATTGGGCCTCAGGAGCAATTCCTTTTATCCCGCCATTTTCTTCATTCCCATTTGCACCAGCTGTCCCTGCTACATGCATCCCATGCATCGAAGCTCCTGCTGCTGAATCTAAAATATCTTGGTTATCATCCATATAGTTGTAGCCATATGGAACTTTTTCCGTATAAAAGATTCCTGGAAGACTATTCTTTATTTTCAAATCTGCTATTTCACTTTTAGATAGTCCTTGTTCAACTCCATCTGAGAGGACCATATCTCGATGAGTTGGATCGATACCGGTATCGATAATACCTACAACCATTCCCTCTCCTCGATACCCATAATCACGCCATGCTTCTTGAGCTTGTACTAACTCCTTACTGTAAACCATATCTGGTTCCTCTTTTGGACGTTGGTATTCATTTACCACTTTTACACTCTTTACCTCAGTTATATCTAGAATACTATCTATCTCACCATAAGCCACTTCTCCGCTGAATCCATTTACAACTGTCGTAAAACTCTTCAGCTCTTTAAATTTTACTTTCTTTTCGTTTACCTTATTTTTTACTTTTTTATGTCCGGCAAGTTTTTCTGCCTTCAGCTCTCTTTTTGTACTCTCTTTTAAATCTTTATACCGCTTCCCTTGTTTCTGCGCATATTGAATGGCCGGTTCTTCCTTCATTTCTATAATGACCCGTACCTCTTCATTATCTTTATATTTCTTATCAGAATCCTCTTTCTTAACTCTGAGAATACTGTTCTGGTTTTGTTGGCCAAGATTGGAATTAGTTGGTTCTGTTTTCATTGGTGCAGCAGTTGTTACTGAAGCGAAGCTCATTAATATAATGCATAAAACAGCCAAACTTTTTTTCATCAATATGTTCCCCTTTCAATCTCTGAATAGTTCCGAATTTTCTTACTATATTAAAATTACCATAACTTACTAGGTATGAATAAGGTAAAAAAGTAGGTAGTTTCGTATTTTAACCTGGGTATATAGTAGCTAATTTGTCGTAAAATGTATTTTTACAATGAAAAAAGAACCAGCCAAAAAGCAACTGATTCTTTTTTAACAATTATTTAGTTTTTCATTCGTGGATCCAAGGCATCTCGGAGGCCATCGCCCATAAGGTTAAAGCCGAGTACAGTCAGCATGATTGCAAGACCTGGGAATAGTACTGTCCAGGGTGCTTCGAGAATAAACTGCCTCGAATCTGCAAGCATTTTCCCCCATTCTGGTGTAGGTGCTTGTGCACCCATCCCAAGGAACCCAAGGGCAGCCGCTTCAATAATAGCTGAAGCAATAGCCAGCGTGCCTTGTACAATGATTGGTGCAATACTGTTTGGCAGAATATGATGCACCAATATGCGTGTATCCCTCATGCCTATGGCCTTCGCAGCTGTGATGTATTCTTCCTCTTTTACACTCAGCACACGAGACCTGACGAGCCTCCCAAATGTGGGGACATTAATAATGGCGATGGCGATCAGGGCGTTACGTAAGGATGGCCCTAATACGGCCACAACAGCAATGGCAAGTAAAATACTTGGAAAAGCCAGCAGGATATCAAAGAAACGAGAAATGATTGCATCCACCCATTTCCCATAATAGCCAGCAATAATGCCGAGAGCGGAACCAACAATGACCGATCCTGCTACAGATATAAAGCCAACCCAAAGGGAAATTCGTGATCCGTAAATGACACGTGTTAGAATGTCACGTCCTAAATCATCCGTTCCAAACCAGTGCTCTGCTGATGGAGCCAGATGTTTATCACCAAGCTTCGCATCGTCAAAATCATAAGGAGCAAGTAAATTTGCGAAAATGGCAAGTAGAATAAAAAATACGACGATACCCAGCCCAACAATGGCGAGCTTATTTTTCTTAAAGTTCTTCCAGGCTTCCTTCCAAGGAGTGACTGCTTTTTCCTCCGTCACATCAGGATTCAGCAATGGAGGTGGGGTGCTGATAATTTCGGCCATAATTCTGCCTCCTATTTGTACTTAATTCTCGGATCGATTGCAGCATACAGCAAATCGACGAACAAGTTGATCATGACGAAAAGAAAAGCAACAACCAATATTCCAGACTGGATAACTGGATAATCCCGATAACTAATCGCATCGTAAATATAGGTTCCAATACCTGGCCATCCAAAGATGGTTTCTGTCAAAATGGCACCGCCAAGCAGCAATCCAGTTTGAAGACCGATAACGGTAACTACAGGAATTAATGCGTTTTTTAATGAATGGCTA
This window encodes:
- a CDS encoding S8 family serine peptidase: MKKSLAVLCIILMSFASVTTAAPMKTEPTNSNLGQQNQNSILRVKKEDSDKKYKDNEEVRVIIEMKEEPAIQYAQKQGKRYKDLKESTKRELKAEKLAGHKKVKNKVNEKKVKFKELKSFTTVVNGFSGEVAYGEIDSILDITEVKSVKVVNEYQRPKEEPDMVYSKELVQAQEAWRDYGYRGEGMVVGIIDTGIDPTHRDMVLSDGVEQGLSKSEIADLKIKNSLPGIFYTEKVPYGYNYMDDNQDILDSAAGASMHGMHVAGTAGANGNEENGGIKGIAPEAQLLALKVFGNDPEMRSTWADIYVKAIDDAIILGADVLNMSLGSTAGFTAPDDPEQQAITRAVNNGIMMSISAGNSAHMGNGYANPLASNPDIGVVGSPGIAYDSLQVASSENNYIDLDSVTYSIDGAKVEAPFMSASSVHPNDVAEKNYEIVDAGLGTIEEIAAVDLKGKYALIKRGNISFVEKALNAQEAGAEGVFIYNNTDGFISMVTEAAIQIPQLFMLKTDGDTIKTALSNGQTVSISFEGKKQKSANPSAGKMSTFTSWGAAPNLDFKPEITAPGGQIYSTLNNNEYGMMSGTSMAAPHVAGGSALILERVENEFKLEDFEKVNLTKNIMMNTASPIIDKGIVNDAFGWDIPYSPRRQGAGIMQLHSALSTPVVVTEAFTNEAKAALKEVGNQFGFTLKAQNYSNKPVKYDVTGNIQTDFVINGHLGYSANELEAQEILDAKITINGSESGEISVPANGSVTLEVKVDLAGAKVYGDDLETTEAIDTVFPNGYFVEGFVTLNDPADTNPDLHIPYVGFKGDWNKAPIIDAMKYEAGSYYGMSGAVSTSGEDFMYLGYNPISAAFGKEQIAISPNGDGIQDDILPILSFLRNAKQVEYSVKDSNGKQIRKLRTENSVRKNYYDSGNSSYYSLSETKRWDGNINNKRAADGQYYYQIKTVIDYENAEWQTYDIPVKVDTVAPTIEANKKENVLTLQGADNPNGSGLAYYDILVDGKSILTEMLNPTTTEYTLPESTGTKIQVMAVDFAGNTKTTEVSSSELPADKAAPVVHITSPETLSVANKSDVLINGYIEESTGIKEFTLDGQNVPVTYNAVKKHYEFSYTKKFKDGVQGLVIKAVDTVGNTASFKRTFLVDSKAPKLSIKGLPKKNVKEKDKNPKVDVTVSDNFDEIRLMLNGSEIYYHEFKGAYEMRSFEHTIKKLELELEPGKNTFEFVVTDLAGNQTSKIEEITKESKKKGK
- a CDS encoding ABC transporter permease, yielding MAEIISTPPPLLNPDVTEEKAVTPWKEAWKNFKKNKLAIVGLGIVVFFILLAIFANLLAPYDFDDAKLGDKHLAPSAEHWFGTDDLGRDILTRVIYGSRISLWVGFISVAGSVIVGSALGIIAGYYGKWVDAIISRFFDILLAFPSILLAIAVVAVLGPSLRNALIAIAIINVPTFGRLVRSRVLSVKEEEYITAAKAIGMRDTRILVHHILPNSIAPIIVQGTLAIASAIIEAAALGFLGMGAQAPTPEWGKMLADSRQFILEAPWTVLFPGLAIMLTVLGFNLMGDGLRDALDPRMKN